From a region of the Theobroma cacao cultivar B97-61/B2 chromosome 8, Criollo_cocoa_genome_V2, whole genome shotgun sequence genome:
- the LOC18592251 gene encoding uncharacterized protein LOC18592251 isoform X1, producing the protein MRRGRWWCWWWLLLSVVTEALCHRQKKMMGRGADGGCGTEERPCRPISRIPGRSPVTQPKNAEKQISSDVGVDFFSQARKALCERSPFDVPVDGSVSGSSVPTLPSGLASLLKQTDSRKRHKKSHSGADKKSSRQGERARGGSIWVETEEYFRDLALLDIDALFGITSFSFLAARKKCFVIPYVGNEPRENLNLDADMDEKANVSSGENFHVRNENGDVHKEDGTEMVKEEDGQLMEIDRVVTQAQFPAKEEKVCSVSDSASGLEWLLGSRSRLLLTSERPSKKRKLLGEDAGLEKVLIACACDGNSSLCHFCCTGDTRKESNRLIVCSSCKVAVHQKCYGVQNDVDSSWLCSWCKHKNDGNDTVKPCVLCPKQGGALKPIQKSDENVGSVEFAHLFCSHWMPEVYIEDLTKMEPIINVGGIKDTRKKLVCSVCKVKYGACVRCSHGTCRTSFHPICAREARHRMEVWGRYGCDNIELRAFCSKHSDIHDNSSSPQLGELCAAGSDSSFTDQPSPTSIDNSQTLKIGLKNGDKIAVHVEAPDDNSDKSGDGELQEIGLPDARSNTRVASEFGDAQQLVDVGLLERSNGDDVYPSDSLNLALILKKLIDRGKVNVKDVALEIGLSPDSLSATLDEDSLAPDLRCKIVKWLRNHAYMGPSQKNLKVKIKSLISSKGEAGAIDSSDDIMVSESDITDPVAVKSVPPRRRTKSNVRILRDNKVVCSSDEIINDNGVVMDEGRVDGLANEETNDSSKAFIPDASGKNSTKRDGSLDSSKRHLPTYAGNSVDPLNDSLSERSQLERATTPDKNTAANSDQANFICPTVNPIIPDLIRTEEFSNFYIHPYIHKKLLQMHNGMLYKNRVGEFEGRKDKLKEFGGAREGDLSRLVASSNASVCCSHESENSKCNDKSCSSDDSEQLVKARKSGALKFSPEDEVEGEIIYYQHRLLGNAVGRNCWTDNLVSRVAKSLPQEVEAARGQRWDAVLVNQYLYDLREAKKQGRKERRHKEAQAVLAAATAAAAASSRISSLRKDGLEDSSHQENVLKLNASGGRAGINYQPRAKAALSRNVVSRISSEKYSDIVQSVSDFSKEHPRSCDICRRSETVLNPILVCSGCKVAVHLDCYRNVKESTGPWCCELCEELFSSRSSGAASLNFWEKPYPAAECGLCGGTTGAFRKSVDGQWVHAFCAEWVLESTFRRGQVNPVEGMETASRGVDICCICRRKHGVCIKCSYGHCQTTFHPSCARSAGFYMNVKLVGGKLQHKAYCEKHSVEQRAKAETQKHGIEELKNMKQIRVELERLRLLCERIIKREKLKKELVVCSHEILACKRDHVSRSVLVHSPFFHPDVSSESATTSLKGHTDGYKSCSEAVRSDDVTVDSTLSVKHRVKVPVSMDNDQRTDDSSTSQSLFVRKPTERVPFSGKQIPHRYSLASRNGLDNAEWNSKSRKPIETFEKELVMTSDEASMKNSRLPKGYCYVPVDCLPKEKQITQDACSDGQLEHNG; encoded by the exons ATGCGAAGGGGGCGGTGGTGGTGTTGGTGGTGGTTGTTGTTGTCGGTGGTGACCGAAGCCCTATGCCACCGGCAGAAGAAGATGATGGGTAGGGGTGCGGATGGAGGTTGCGGCACCGAGGAGAGGCCTTGCCGCCCAATCTCTAGGATTCCGGGTCGGAGTCCAGTGACCCAACCTAAGAATGCCGAGAAGCAAATTTCCAGCGACGTTGGTGTTGATTTCTTTTCGCAGGCACGGAAAGCCCTTTGCGAACGTTCCCCTTTTGATGTCCCTGTAGATGGCTCTGTTTCCGGGTCGAGTGTGCCAACGCTGCCCAGTGGACTGGCTAGTTTGTTGAAGCAGACTGATAGTAGGAAGAGGCATAAGAAGTCGCATTCGGGAGCGGATAAGAAGTCTTCGAGACAGGGGGAAAGGGCGCGAGGCGGGAGCATTTGGGTTGAAACGGAAGAGTATTTTAGGGACTTGGCATTGCTGGATATTGATGCTTTGTTTGGGATTACTTCGTTTAGCTTTTTAGCTGCTAGGAAGAAGTGTTTTGTGATTCCTTACGTTGGAAATGAGCCGagggagaatttaaatttGGATGCTGACATGGATGAGAAGGCGAATGTGAGTAGTGGAGAGAACTTTCATGTTAGGAATGAAAATGGTGATGTCCATAAAGAAGACGGGACGGAGATGGTCAAGGAGGAGGATGGGCAGTTAATGGAAATTGATAGGGTGGTAACTCAAGCTCAGTTTCCAGCGAAGGAAGAAAAAGTATGTTCTGTTTCAGATTCAGCTAGTGGTTTAGAGTGGCTTTTAGGCTCTAGGAGTAGGTTACTGTTAACTTCAGAGCGGCCTTCAAAGAAGCGGAAGCTTCTTGGAGAGGATGCTGGGCTGGAGAAAGTATTAATTGCGTGTGCATGTGATGGGAATTCATCTTTATGTCACTTCTGTTGCACGGGTGATACCAGAAAGGAATCAAACAGATTGATTGTTTGCAGTTCTTGTAAGGTTGCTGTTCATCAAAAGTGCTATGGTGTGCAAAATGATGTAGATAGTTCTTGGTTGTGTTCTTGGTGTAAGCACAAAAATGATGGCAATGATACGGTGAAGCCTTGTGTACTTTGTCCGAAGCAGGGTGGTGCTTTAAAGCCCATCCAAAAGAGTGATGAAAATGTTGGGTCTGTGGAGTTTGCTCACTTGTTTTGTTCGCACTGGATGCCTGAGGTTTATATAGAAGACTTGACAAAGATGGAACCAATTATTAATGTGGGAGGAATAAAGGACACCAGAAAGAAATTAGTCTGTAGTGTATGCAAAGTGAAGTATGGTGCATGTGTTCGGTGTAGTCATG GAACTTGCAGAACCTCCTTCCATCCTATATGTGCGCGAGAAGCCAGGCACAGAATGGAAGTTTGGGGAAGATATGGGTGTGATAAT ATTGAGTTACGGGCTTTTTGCTCTAAGCATTCAGATATCCATGATAACAGCAGTTCCCCACAACTTGGAGAACTTTGTGCAGCTGGCAGTGACTCTTCGTTCACTGACCAACCTTCCCCAACATCAATAGATAATTCTCAAACGTTAAAGATTGGCCTAAAAAATGGAGATAAAATTGCAGTGCACGTAGAAGCTCCAGATGATAACTCTGATAAATCTGGTGATGGTGAATTACAAGAGATAGGCTTGCCTGATGCCAGATCAAATACCAGAGTTGCGTCAGAATTTGGTGATGCACAGCAGCTTGTTGATGTGGGGTTGTTGGAGAGGAGCAATGGTGATGATGTTTACCCATCTGACTCCCTTAACCTTGCACTGATTTTGAAGAAG CTAATTGACCGAGGCAAAGTCAATGTAAAAGATGTAGCATTGGAGATTGGACTCTCACCTGATTCTCTGAGTGCTACATTAGAT gAGGATAGCTTGGCACCCGACTTGCGATGCAAAATAgtgaaatggcttagaaatcATGCTTATATGGGTCCTtcccaaaaaaatttaaaagttaagaTAAAGTCTTTGATTTCATCCAAGGGTGAGGCTGGAGCAATTGATAGTTCTGATGATATAATGGTATCAGAGTCTGATATAACAGATCCTGTTGCAGTTAAGTCAGTACCCCCTCGGAGAAGAACCAAAAGTAATGTAAGGATTTTGAGGGATAACAAAGTGGTATGCTCATCTGATGAAATTATTAATGATAATGGGGTAGTGATGGATGAAGGTAGGGTTGATGGACTTGCTAACGAAGAAACAAATGATTCAAGTAAAGCATTCATTCCTGATGCCTCTGGAAAG AATTCAACCAAGCGTGATGGTTCCCTGGACTCTTCAAAGAGACATTTGCCCACATATGCAG GAAATTCAGTTGATCCTTTAAATGACAGCCTCTCTGAAAGGAGTCAATTAGAGAGGGCAACCACTCCTGACAAGAATACTGCAGCAAATTCAGATCAAGCAAATTTTATTTGCCCAACTGTGAATCCAATTATCCCTGATCTCAT AAGAACTGAagaattttctaatttttacaTTCATCCCTATATACACAAGAAATTGCTGCAGATGCATAATGGGATGCTTTATAAGAATAGAGTAGGTGAGTTTGAAGGCAGAAAGGacaaattaaaagagtttggTG GTGCAAGGGAAGGAGATCTCTCTCGCTTGGTGGCATCCTCTAATGCCAGTGTTTGCTGTAGTCATGaaagtgaaaattcaaagtgCAATGACAAGAGTTGTTCATCTGATGATTCAGAGCAGTTGGTTAAGGCAAGGAAATCGGGAGCTCTCAAATTTTCTCCAGAAGATGAAGTTGAAGgagaaattatttattatcagCATAGATTACTGGGCAATGCAGTTGGAAGAAATTGTTGGACTG ATAATTTAGTTTCTAGGGTGGCTAAAAGTCTACCGCAGGAGGTTGAAGCAGCAAGGGGACAAAGGTGGGATGCTGTGCTTGTTAACCAATATCTTTATGATCTAAGAGAAGCAAAGAAGCAAGGCCGGAAAGAGAGAAGACATAAGGAGGCACAGGCTGTGTTGGCTGCTGCAACTGCTGCTGCAGCTGCATCTTCAAGGATTTCATCATTAAGGAAAGATGGCTTGGAAGATTCCAGTCACCAAGAG AATGTATTGAAGTTGAATGCTTCTGGTGGGAGGGCTGGCATTAACTATCAGCCAAGAGCAAAAGCTGCACTTTCTAGGAATGTTGTTTCAAGGATTTCGTCTGAAAAGTACTCTGATATTGTTCAATCAGTGTCAGATTTTTCTAAAGAACATCCCAGGTCATGTGACATCTGCAGGCGGTCTGAGACAGTGCTGAATCCTATTTTAGTCTGTTCTGGTTGCAAG GTTGCAGTTCACTTGGATTGCTATCGCAATGTTAAAGAATCTACAGGTCCTTGGTGCTGTGAATTATGTGAAGAATTGTTTTCATCTAGATCCTCTGGAGCTGCATCTCTAAATTTTTGGGAGAAACCTTATCCTGCTGCTGAATGTGGTTTATGCGGTGGTACTACCGGTGCTTTTAGAAAATCTGTGGATGGTCAGTGGGTACATGCTTTCTGTGCTGAG TGGGTTCTTGAATCAACATTCAGAAGGGGACAAGTAAATCCTGTAGAAGGAATG GAGACTGCTTCAAGGGGGGTTGACATTTGTTGTATATGCCGTCGCAAGCATGGTGTGTGCATTAAG TGTAGTTATGGTCACTGTCAGACCACGTTTCATCCCTCCTGTGCTAGAAGTGCCGGCTTCTATATGAATGTGAAGCTTGTTGGTGGCAAATTGCAGCACAAGGCATATTGTGAAAAGCATAGCGTGGAGCAGAGAGCAAAG GCTGAAACTCAGAAACATGGAATTGAGGAGTTGAAAAACATGAAACAAATTCGG GTTGAACTGGAGAGGTTACGCCTTCTTTGTGAAAGAATCATCAAACGTGAAAAATTGAAG AAGGAGTTGGTTGTTTGCTCTCATGAAATACTTGCTTGCAAAAGAGATCATGTTAGTCGTTCAGTGCTTGTACATAGTCCTTTTTTCCATCCGGATGTTAGCTCAGAATCTGCAACAACTTCTCTCAAGGGCCATACGGATGGTTACAAATCATGCAGTGAAGCAGTGCGGTCGGATGATGTAACTGTGGACAGTACTCTTTCAGTTAAGCACCGTGTGAAGGTTCCTGTGTCTATGGACAATGATCAAAGGACTGATGACAGCTCAACTTCCCAGAGCCTTTTTGTTCGGAAGCCAACAGAGAGGGTGCCATTTTCCGGGAAGCAAATCCCTCATAGATATTCTCTTGCATCGCGTAATGGTTTGGATAATGCAGAATGGaactcaaaatcaagaaag CCTATTGAAACATTTGAAAAGGAGTTGGTAATGACATCAGATGAAGCATCTATGAAGAATTCACGGTTACCCAAAGGATATTGTTATGTTCCTGTTGATTGTCTTCCTAAGGAGAAGCAGATCACGCAGGATGCTTGTTCTGATGGACAATTGGAGCACAATGGATAA